CGTTGTCCTGAACCTGATCGACTGTGATGCCAGCGCCGGCAGGACCGAGGTCAAGGCGACCTTGAGCGGCCATGAAAGTCCGCAGATACCGGGCTTTCTGGAGCTCGACAGCGGCAGTCCGCAAGGCCTGGTGATTGGCCTGGAGGATGCAGCGACGCAGCCCTTGCCCCTGGGACGCACGCATTCCATTGGCCGGGTCAGCCAGGACGGCAAGCAGTCGGTCACCTTTCTTGCCTACCTCAAGGCGCTTCCCGATGCCCTGAGCGAACGCAGCATCGGCAAGGGGCAGTTGGCGGCTTCATTGACCTTCACCCTGAGCTACGAATGATGGCGCGTAGGGGGCGGGGCCCCCTGGCTGCCAAGGCAGCGCTGCTGCGTGTGATGCAACAGCACCTGCGGCCCGCGCGAGCGCAGCCTTGCTAGGCGTGCAAATGCTTTTTCAGGAACGACCGGGTGCGTTCGTGGGTCGGGTTTTGCAGGATCTGCTGTGGCGCGCCTTCCTCGACCACCACGCCGCCGTCCATGAAGATGATCCGGTCCGCCACTTCACCGGCAAAGCGCATTTCGTGGGTGACGATCAACATGGTCATGTGCTCGGCGGCCAGTTGTTTCATCACCTGGTTGACCTCTTCCACCAGCTCCGGGTCCAGCGCCGAGGTGGCTTCATCGAACAGCATGACCTTGGGGCGCATCGCCAGGGCCCGGGCAATGGCCACGCGCTGTTTCTGTCCGCCGGACAGGCGAGAGGGGTACTCGTCGAACTTGCTGGCCAGGCCCACCTTGGACAAGTACTCCATGGCCAGCTCACGGGCCGCGGCTTTGTTCAGCCCTTTGAGCTTGATCGGCCCGAGGGCGATGTTTTCATGCACGGTCAGGTGGGGGAACAGATTGAAGTGCTGGAACACCATGCCCATCTGCTGGCGCACGCTGTTGATGTGCTGTTCGAATGCGCGACCTTTCAAGGGCCGGTTGACGTGTTCGCCCTCCAGCCAGATCTCCCCCTCGTTCAGCACTTCCAGGTGGTTGATGGAGCGCAGCAGGGTGCTTTTACCCGAACCGCTGGGGCCGATGATGGCGATGATCTGTCCGCGCGAGACAGACAGATCGATGCCTTTGAGCACTTCTAGGGCGCCATACGCCTTGCGCGCGCCCTTGACTTCAACCATGAGCTTTTCTGTGGTCATCGTGACATCTCTACCTTATTTTCAAGAAGGTGCAGGCCGGCTTCCAGAACAAGATTGACCGCGT
This genomic stretch from Pseudomonas sp. Os17 harbors:
- a CDS encoding fimbrial protein, translated to MKQLLNGCLCLCCAWLADGFSAPAVAADNVFFSGQLMDQTCTLEPGSETRTLDFEDVGLQELYRDGRTASKAVVLNLIDCDASAGRTEVKATLSGHESPQIPGFLELDSGSPQGLVIGLEDAATQPLPLGRTHSIGRVSQDGKQSVTFLAYLKALPDALSERSIGKGQLAASLTFTLSYE
- a CDS encoding amino acid ABC transporter ATP-binding protein; translation: MTTEKLMVEVKGARKAYGALEVLKGIDLSVSRGQIIAIIGPSGSGKSTLLRSINHLEVLNEGEIWLEGEHVNRPLKGRAFEQHINSVRQQMGMVFQHFNLFPHLTVHENIALGPIKLKGLNKAAARELAMEYLSKVGLASKFDEYPSRLSGGQKQRVAIARALAMRPKVMLFDEATSALDPELVEEVNQVMKQLAAEHMTMLIVTHEMRFAGEVADRIIFMDGGVVVEEGAPQQILQNPTHERTRSFLKKHLHA